One Littorina saxatilis isolate snail1 linkage group LG14, US_GU_Lsax_2.0, whole genome shotgun sequence genomic region harbors:
- the LOC138946994 gene encoding uncharacterized protein, with protein sequence MTVLRPGEVEVSADQTRTWAHFSHLSYDDFGRTETLQHWKISKVFESARYFGFSKGMLDLKKIMKPKFTMFVLGMGCTFHQDLWKIPRGMVFPYKVSLEVVDIGRTSVTVFSQLVNKLDGRELATSSCKVVYIDRETRRPVAWPDWMVNKYNQAIQHRSPVHLPKAVPEVSALAYSYQVRVGASDTDINGHTNQGSYVRYCCDAAQAALKAGVLTPFHRDINRYPLKEQEVLYVGESDMGDTLQVLLWQPPDRRDFIHFVIRQTGSGDQSSVIFYSNMTFGLSPIRYSKL encoded by the exons ATGACAGTGTTACGGCCAGGGGAAGTGGAGGTGAGCGCCGACCAGACTCGTACCTGGGCTCACTTTTCTCACCTGTCTTATGATGACTTTGGTCGCACAG AAACACTCCAGCATTGGAAAATATCCAAAGTGTTTGAAAGTGCGCGATACTTTGGTTTTAGTAAAGGGAtgcttgatttaaaaaaaatcatgaagCCAAAGTTTACAATGTTTGTTCTCGGCATGGGCTGTACATTCCACCAGGACTTGTGGAAAATACCTAGAGGAATGGTGTTTCCTTATAAG GTTAGCCTTGAGGTGGTGGACATCGGTCGGACGTCAGTGACCGTCTTCTCCCAGCTGGTCAACAAGCTGGACGGCCGAGAGTTGGCCACAAGCAGCTGCAAGGTCGTGTACATTGACCGCGAGACACGCAGGCCCGTCGCCTGGCCGGACTGGATGGTCAACAAATACAACCAGGCTATTCAGCACAGAAGTCCTGTCCACCTGCCCAAAGCTGTCCCAGAG gtGTCAGCTCTGGCCTACAGTTACCAGGTGAGGGTGGGGGCCAGTGACACAGACATCAACGGTCACACCAACCAGGGCTCCTACGTCAGGTACTGCTGTGACGCTGCACAGGCCGCCCTCAAGGCTGGGGTCCTGACACCCTTTCACCGGGACATCAACAGGTACCCCCTGaag GAGCAGGAAGTTTTGTACGTGGGCGAATCAGACATGGGCGATACACTGCAGGTGTTGCTATGGCAACCCCCAGATCGCAGGGACTTCATTCACTTCGTcattagacagacgggcagcGGGGACCAATCTTCTGTGATTTTTTATTCCAACATGACATTTGGACTGTCCCCAATAAGATACTCAAAACTATGA